CGTCGTCTTCGTCACCGGCGCCGGTTTCGGAATCAATCTGGTCAGCCAGATCGCGCAGCATGTCGGCGATATCAGCAGCGTCGGTATTTTCAGCGGCGGCGTTGACGGCGGCCTCAACCATGGCCACAGCCACGTATGCGGACAGCACCCCTCCGTCCTTCATGGCGTTTTCCAGGTGCTTTTCCGCGACCTCGAGCGCCTTGCTGAACATGGCCTCTGTTGATTCTTCCTTCATCACCGTCTCCGCAAAGTCGTTGTCCTGAAACCGGTCTTTCTGATAACACGTTGGCGGGAAATTGTGCGAAAAAATATGAAAACAGACAGTATTTCTGAAGAGGCCGGACGGACAGGGCCGGAGTGCATCCATTTCGGGGCCTGCGGGGGGTGTTCGCTGCAGGATGTGCCCCTGGACCGGTACCGGGAAGAAAAGCGCGCCCAGGTCGTGGAGGCGCTGGAGCGCAGGGGGCTGTCGCAGGTTCCCGTGCTTCCGCTGGTGCCCACTCCGGTCCGGAGCCGCCGCCGGGCCATGCTGGCAGCCCGGAAAGCCGGTGGCCGGGTTCTGCTGGGGTTCAATGAGCGTCGCTCCTCCCGGATTGTGGATATCACGGGCTGCACGATCCTGGTGCCGGCCCTGATGGCCTTGCTGCCGCGCCTGCGGGTTTTCCTGCAGGTCCTGCTGAAGGAGGGTCCGGCGCTGGATGTGTCCCTGACCGCCCTGCCGGACGGGGTGGATATCCTGCTGACCGGCCGGCTGGACCTGTCGCTGGAGGCCAGGGAAGCTGTAGCCGCGTTTGCGGCACAGGGCGGCGTTTCGCGGGTTGCTGTGGCGTCTGCGCCCTATGCCGAGGCCGAGCCCCTGATCCAGCTGCGGCCCTGCATGACGTTTTTCGGCGGAGTGCCTGTGGCCATGCCGCCGGGTGCCTTCCTGCAGGCCAGCGCGGAAGGGGAGCAGGCCCTGGTGCGGCTGGTGGTGGACGCTGTGGGTGCAGCCGTCACGGTTGCGGACCTGTTTTCCGGCTGTGGCACGTTCACCTTTCCGCTGGCGAAAACAGCCCGTGTCCATGCTTTTGAGACTTCTGCCCTGGCGGTGCAGGCCATCCAGGCCACAGGACAGCGGGGCGTGACAGCCACCCGGCGGGATCTGGACCAGGATCCGCTGACCGTGAAGGAACTGTCCCGGTTCCAGGCTGTGGTGCTGGATCCCCCCCGGCGTGGTGCGCAGGAGCAGTGCCGCCAGCTGGCCCGCAGCGATGTGCCTGTGCTGGTCTTCGTTTCCTGCAGTCCGGACAGTTTCGCCCGGGACGCCCGCATCCTGGCGGATGGCGGATACCGCCCGGTTTCGGTCACCCCGGTTGACCAGTTCGTGTGGTCATCCCATATCGAGCTTGTGGGCGTTTTTGTCCGATGACAAAAAACGAACGCAATTGGACGGTTATATGCTGAACCATTTCTGATCCGGCCGGGTTTTTGCTGTGCATATCCACCTTCCCCACCTGCCCCACGGTCCCCGTCCCGAAAGGACGACGGACCTCCTGCTGCGACTGGTAGCCGAGGAGGGCTCTCCCCGGCTGACCATCAACGACCTGATTGCGGGTCTGGGCGACCGGGCCTTCGGTCTGATGATCCTGCTGTTCGCCCTGCCCAACTGCGTCCCCGCACCGCCCGGGATCGGATCCCTGCTGGGTCTGCCCATCTTCCTGTTCTCCATCCAGCTGATGCGGGGAAAGCACAGGCCATGGCTGCCGCGGGCGATCGGGGGGCGCAGTTTTTCCCGCAGCGATATCCGCCGGGTCATTGTGCGGGCCGCGCCCGTAACCCGCTGGTTCGAGGCGATCTGCAAGCCCCGCCTGCGCTTCATGACCGAGGGGGTGATCCTGCGCCTGGTAGGGTTCCTGATCTTCCTGCTGTCGGCCCTGATTATCCTGCCGTTTCCGGGCACCAACTGGTTGCCTGGTGTGACGATAGCCATTCTCTCGATTGGCCTGATCGAGCGCGACGGCCTGATTGTCCTGGGCAGCAGCCTGGCGGGCCTGGCCGCTTTCTGGCTGTCGGGAACGTTTTTCTATGTGGGCCTCAAGTGGGCCCTGGGAAAACTGGGGGAGTTTTTCTAGGGTGTGGCCTTTGCAGCGGCAATGGCTCTGAGTCCCATTTCCCGCGTAACGCTTTTTGGTCTTCTGGCGTTAAGCCGGGCAACGACAGGCACATGATCCAGCAGCATTTCCCGCCCTGCCCGATGCCCTTCCCTGTGTGCCGGCGCAAAGACAGGCCCAAGGGCTGCTGACCAGTCAGGGATGGAATTGATAAGGATTTTTCCCTGACAGACATCGTTATACAGGAGCATAGTGGCCTGGCAGACNNNNNNNNNNGAAAAGAACCATGCTCAGGTCTGACATGAGTGCGCGGAGGTATCCTGCTGTCCCGGAGCCATGAATCTTTCCGGTCTCATACAGAGCTGTGCGGAGGCCCTGCAGGATGGCCCAGCGGGCCAGAGGATAATCTGCAAGATACAGCAGGCTTTGTCCCAGGCCCTCGGTGCGGCCTGCCAGAATCATGTCGACCGTACCGGCTGCTATTGCCTTGTGGGCCAGAACCTGCATGTCCTCTGTCATGATTTCCGAGGCGCAGGCCATACCCAGTGTTTCCGGAAGGGTTCCTGTCACACAGAAATGAAGTCCGGAGGCAACGCCTTCCCGGAACGCAGCCCTGGAGAGAATACCGTGAAGACCGTCCTCAAGAAGCCTGCGATGGGCCTTTTCAAGAATATCGAACTTGTCACGCCTTGGGTCCAGCATCAGGGCCTGCGCGCCAAGACGCAGGGTGTTTGGATTGGCATGCCCGCTTTCCCATCTGGCAAAACAGACCAGAGCGGCCACAGCGCCCGGATCCCTG
Above is a genomic segment from Pseudomonadota bacterium containing:
- a CDS encoding class I SAM-dependent RNA methyltransferase yields the protein MKTDSISEEAGRTGPECIHFGACGGCSLQDVPLDRYREEKRAQVVEALERRGLSQVPVLPLVPTPVRSRRRAMLAARKAGGRVLLGFNERRSSRIVDITGCTILVPALMALLPRLRVFLQVLLKEGPALDVSLTALPDGVDILLTGRLDLSLEAREAVAAFAAQGGVSRVAVASAPYAEAEPLIQLRPCMTFFGGVPVAMPPGAFLQASAEGEQALVRLVVDAVGAAVTVADLFSGCGTFTFPLAKTARVHAFETSALAVQAIQATGQRGVTATRRDLDQDPLTVKELSRFQAVVLDPPRRGAQEQCRQLARSDVPVLVFVSCSPDSFARDARILADGGYRPVSVTPVDQFVWSSHIELVGVFVR
- a CDS encoding exopolysaccharide biosynthesis protein, producing the protein MHIHLPHLPHGPRPERTTDLLLRLVAEEGSPRLTINDLIAGLGDRAFGLMILLFALPNCVPAPPGIGSLLGLPIFLFSIQLMRGKHRPWLPRAIGGRSFSRSDIRRVIVRAAPVTRWFEAICKPRLRFMTEGVILRLVGFLIFLLSALIILPFPGTNWLPGVTIAILSIGLIERDGLIVLGSSLAGLAAFWLSGTFFYVGLKWALGKLGEFF